In Afipia sp. GAS231, a single window of DNA contains:
- a CDS encoding OFA family MFS transporter, whose amino-acid sequence MTTISSAGTVPGAGAGFLDKERTIATAGFNRWLVPPAALCIHLCIGMAYGFSVFWLPLSRAIGLTAPKACPDMSLVQELFTTTCDWKVASMGWMYTLFFVLLGIAAAVWGGWLERVGPRKAGFVSALCWCGGLFLGAIGVYTHQLWLLWLGSGVIGGIGLGLGYISPVSTLVKWFPDRRGMATGMAIMGFGGGAMIGAPLANLLMNYFKSPTSVGVWETFVAMGVIYFVFMMIGAFRYRIPPAGWRPEGWTAPAKANAMISQNNVHLNDAHKTPQFWLIWWVLCLNVSAGIGVIGMASPMLQEIFAGKLIGLPDVGFNQLDATQKATIAGIAAGFAGLLSLFNIGGRFFWASLSDKIGRKNTYYTFFILGIALYALAPTFAAMGSKLLFVLGFGIILSMYGGGFATVPAYLADMFGTQFVGAIHGRLLTAWSTAGIIGPVVVNYIREFQLAAGVSRDQLYNTTMYILCAMLIAGLICNYLIKPVDHKWHMSEAEVAKLQAASASATAGPSGSYGIGFGGLDARAAMFWAFVGIPLAWGVWKTLESAVKIL is encoded by the coding sequence ATGACGACGATCAGCAGTGCCGGAACGGTGCCCGGCGCCGGAGCAGGGTTTCTCGACAAGGAGCGGACGATTGCGACCGCCGGCTTCAACCGCTGGCTGGTGCCGCCGGCCGCGCTTTGCATCCATCTGTGCATTGGCATGGCCTACGGCTTCAGCGTGTTCTGGCTGCCGCTCTCGCGCGCGATCGGTCTGACCGCGCCAAAGGCCTGCCCCGACATGTCGCTGGTGCAGGAGCTGTTCACCACCACTTGCGACTGGAAGGTCGCCAGCATGGGGTGGATGTACACCCTGTTCTTCGTGCTGCTCGGCATCGCCGCCGCGGTGTGGGGCGGCTGGCTGGAGCGCGTCGGTCCGCGTAAGGCGGGCTTCGTATCGGCGCTATGCTGGTGCGGGGGTCTCTTCCTCGGTGCCATCGGCGTCTACACACATCAGCTCTGGTTGCTGTGGCTCGGCTCCGGCGTGATCGGCGGCATCGGCCTCGGTCTCGGCTACATCTCGCCGGTGTCGACGCTGGTGAAATGGTTTCCCGACCGTCGCGGCATGGCGACCGGCATGGCGATCATGGGTTTTGGCGGCGGTGCCATGATCGGCGCACCGCTGGCGAACCTGCTGATGAATTACTTCAAGTCGCCGACTTCGGTCGGTGTCTGGGAAACCTTCGTCGCGATGGGCGTGATCTACTTCGTGTTCATGATGATCGGCGCCTTCCGCTATCGGATTCCGCCGGCCGGTTGGCGTCCCGAGGGCTGGACCGCTCCGGCAAAAGCCAATGCGATGATCTCGCAGAACAACGTTCACCTCAACGACGCGCACAAGACGCCGCAGTTCTGGCTGATCTGGTGGGTGCTGTGTCTGAACGTCTCGGCAGGCATCGGTGTGATCGGCATGGCCTCGCCGATGTTGCAGGAGATCTTCGCCGGCAAACTGATTGGCTTGCCCGATGTCGGCTTCAACCAGCTTGACGCCACGCAGAAGGCGACGATCGCGGGCATCGCGGCGGGCTTCGCCGGGCTACTCTCGCTGTTCAATATCGGCGGCCGGTTTTTCTGGGCGTCGCTGTCGGACAAGATCGGCCGCAAGAACACCTACTACACGTTCTTCATCCTCGGCATCGCGCTCTACGCGCTGGCGCCGACCTTTGCGGCGATGGGCTCGAAGCTGCTGTTCGTGCTCGGCTTCGGTATCATCCTGTCGATGTATGGCGGCGGTTTCGCCACCGTGCCGGCCTATCTCGCCGACATGTTCGGCACCCAGTTCGTGGGCGCCATCCATGGCCGTCTGCTGACGGCGTGGTCGACGGCCGGCATCATCGGCCCGGTCGTGGTCAACTACATCCGCGAGTTCCAGCTCGCGGCGGGCGTTTCGCGCGACCAGCTCTACAACACCACGATGTATATCCTCTGTGCGATGCTGATTGCCGGGTTGATCTGCAACTACCTGATCAAGCCGGTCGACCATAAGTGGCACATGAGCGAGGCCGAGGTAGCCAAATTGCAGGCGGCGTCAGCGAGCGCCACTGCGGGGCCTTCGGGCTCCTACGGCATCGGATTCGGCGGGCTCGACGCCAGGGCTGCGATGTTCTGGGCCTTTGTCGGCATCCCGCTCGCCTGGGGTGTGTGGAAGACGCTGGAAAGCGCCGTCAAGATACTCTGA
- a CDS encoding sulfurtransferase TusA family protein, with the protein MTKTTLDLTGLKCPLPALKTRKALKAITPGDFLEVYCTDPLSVIDIPNLIRETGDKVEISERGETRIVFLIEKTNGSIGKSNDAPPVIG; encoded by the coding sequence ATGACCAAGACGACCCTCGATCTCACCGGCCTGAAGTGTCCGCTGCCGGCGCTGAAGACGCGCAAGGCGCTGAAGGCGATCACGCCGGGCGATTTCCTCGAAGTTTACTGCACCGATCCGCTGTCGGTGATCGACATTCCCAACCTGATCCGGGAAACCGGCGACAAGGTCGAGATCTCCGAGCGTGGCGAAACCCGCATCGTTTTCCTGATCGAAAAGACGAATGGATCGATAGGGAAATCCAATGATGCGCCGCCTGTCATCGGGTAA